A window of the Coprobacter fastidiosus genome harbors these coding sequences:
- a CDS encoding SusD/RagB family nutrient-binding outer membrane lipoprotein, protein MKLHYITISAILLSVTSCADFDKINIDPENSIYVGAGDTGNDSNDDERSTSIDFPETIPDDELAFAKENEASVESDFKTFSYEGMYNDYQKTTNLTHDIYAGYFANNHPSFVNESPNYRYTDRYSSTRWEHFYRDRCKEYSRLTRVFKYVNPEKYKNAFYITRIYFAFLGVQMVDTYGNIPFSDYVRGQNPREKARYDTGAEVYDMCFRILAEAVENINPDDASQFTFSGNNDNCYHGDASKWVRFANTLRLRMALRISNYDPDWARKEGTAALTAKGGLIQNNEDNMRTIPKHAPTDLGGDGIGGNENVHAMCSYIYLDVVMSKDMELAYKTQSSRDDPRMQVCWYRPTPTTQLKDQDTEDTSSEFTGCAIGSSDIDRSSAKYSVIRSYSRNSTTLDNSRWFGYARESVWLSYAETKFLLAEAALRNWGTEKDAETYFKEGIQASCDYYGILSRLTTAYVNGVMSNLDEGVFTNNKEKALEAIITQKWLAVFPNGNEGWAEFRRTDYPRLQNHIGNISEDVPVGKFIKRIRYPNSEYTSNQENIPQNYIDRQDTKIFWDIADTNNDSGIRQTPDNFR, encoded by the coding sequence ATGAAATTACATTATATTACGATATCGGCAATACTTCTATCTGTGACATCATGTGCAGATTTCGATAAAATAAATATCGATCCTGAAAACTCTATATACGTAGGAGCTGGAGATACAGGGAATGACTCAAACGATGACGAACGTTCTACCAGTATAGATTTTCCTGAAACCATCCCGGATGACGAATTAGCTTTTGCCAAAGAAAACGAAGCATCTGTTGAGTCAGATTTTAAAACATTCTCGTATGAAGGGATGTACAACGATTATCAAAAAACGACAAACTTAACACATGATATATACGCAGGATATTTTGCCAACAACCACCCATCTTTCGTTAACGAGTCTCCCAACTATCGTTATACCGATCGCTATTCATCAACACGCTGGGAACATTTCTATCGCGACCGTTGCAAAGAATATTCCCGACTAACCCGTGTATTCAAATATGTTAATCCCGAGAAATACAAAAACGCATTTTATATCACCCGCATCTATTTCGCCTTTTTGGGAGTACAAATGGTAGATACATACGGAAATATTCCTTTCTCAGATTATGTTCGGGGACAAAATCCGCGAGAAAAAGCCAGATACGATACAGGTGCAGAAGTATATGACATGTGTTTTCGCATTTTAGCCGAAGCCGTAGAAAACATAAATCCCGACGATGCAAGTCAATTCACATTCTCCGGGAATAATGATAATTGTTATCATGGAGATGCCTCAAAATGGGTCAGATTTGCAAATACTTTGCGGCTACGCATGGCTTTACGGATATCTAATTATGACCCGGATTGGGCTCGTAAGGAAGGAACTGCCGCATTAACAGCTAAAGGAGGATTAATTCAAAACAATGAAGATAATATGCGTACAATACCGAAACACGCTCCTACCGATTTAGGAGGAGACGGTATCGGTGGCAACGAAAATGTTCATGCCATGTGTAGCTATATTTATTTGGATGTCGTTATGTCTAAAGACATGGAACTGGCATATAAAACACAAAGTTCACGGGATGATCCTCGTATGCAGGTATGCTGGTACCGTCCCACACCGACAACTCAATTAAAAGATCAAGATACCGAAGATACTTCATCAGAGTTTACGGGATGTGCAATCGGCAGTTCCGATATAGACCGCTCTTCAGCTAAATATTCGGTAATACGCAGTTATTCAAGAAACTCTACGACATTAGATAACTCACGATGGTTTGGATATGCTCGTGAATCTGTATGGTTGAGTTATGCCGAAACAAAGTTTCTCCTTGCAGAAGCTGCATTAAGAAACTGGGGAACAGAAAAAGATGCAGAGACATACTTTAAAGAAGGAATTCAAGCATCCTGCGACTACTACGGAATCTTATCACGACTCACAACAGCTTATGTTAACGGAGTTATGAGCAACCTTGACGAAGGAGTATTTACTAACAACAAAGAAAAAGCTTTAGAAGCTATCATAACACAAAAATGGTTAGCTGTTTTCCCGAATGGAAACGAAGGCTGGGCAGAATTTCGTCGGACAGATTATCCCCGTCTACAAAACCATATCGGCAATATATCAGAAGATGTCCCCGTCGGAAAATTCATCAAACGCATCCGTTACCCGAACAGCGAATATACCAGCAATCAGGAGAATATACCCCAAAATTACATCGATCGTCAAGATACCAAGATATTTTGGGACATAGCTGATACAAATAATGATTCGGGAATCAGACAGACTCCTGACAATTTCAGATGA
- a CDS encoding SusC/RagA family TonB-linked outer membrane protein has protein sequence MKNVLTKKRHIKIASMILFLFLSTHLTFSQVTLSLKNGTLGNIIQTIKTQTEYKFFYDDELTKLKVGDINEKNIPVKELLNKVLPPIGVTYKIDSQIIYLYPNKKEIKSTPKEKDSKQIIKGQVTDASGEPLIGVSVSVKGSTSGTMTDMDGNYTLIVPEGYKDIQFSYVGFKTEQHAIKGDKINIQMQEDTHTLDEVVVTALGIKKEKKMLGYSVQEIKGDKLNQTGDPSITGALQGKVAGLQMTTSNTGLNGSTKITIRGNSSLVDNNQPLWIVDGVPFTEESTSTASAYSGYDRGSTTVDINPEDIESISVLKGPNAAALYGSRAGNGVILITTKKGTKSNGFGVTYNNNFTWTQVASTLEMQDKYGQGTNGIYSDTPYSFGPELDGHEYTTFTGENIPFQKYGNKLKDFFDTGFAQTHNVAIGNVKEDSNYRASFGSTNANGIFSREKMNKINVDLTAGMKMNKYLSMDSKISLSRTKTENRPLYGKNGIVYQLLFIPNNIRLSDLKDHYMSPEKAHINWTGPFEEVLNPYFIENQYSNNDERWRAFGYYTAKLNFTDWLHGSAKYAFDYYNTTFKTTDITKCLDVTTLDEQKQDRLDRSESRFFEQNAEFMLLGNNNIGDRIQIGYSLGSNIMIQQRTGLDAFSVNMRKKLVWQMNSALGVNGANASYMKKQINSVFGTFQFTFDNYLTLDLTARNDWSSTLPSNNRSFFYPSANLSFVVSDFIRNQNWALPAWLTFAKVRLSAAQVGKDTDPYQLCNWLNYKQNGNTGDLTSPDTSIRANATLKPEISTSYEGGLELKFLQNRLGIDFTYYNSRTKNQVLIVPMTGSFNGKYINAGLVSNKGVELMLYGTPVKTKDFSFDLTINMAHNLSEVVELTPEKKEVIFNEGESNFIIDVGAREGGKLGDIYPIQSYKRDNNGNIIIRDGYPLIEESKGNDRKAIGNIQPKLLMSVTPSFAYKGIYLTALFDMKFGGDIVSMSESVATNYGMAKRTENRGTITVKGVNEDGTPNTTAVDAESYYKRIANVAEEFLYDASFIKLKELSLGYSFPKTLLKKTPFNSLKVAFVTRNLCYLMSHTPGTSPEGGYDTTMFSQAFDFTSIPYTRTLGFSVNVGF, from the coding sequence ATGAAAAATGTTTTAACAAAAAAGAGGCATATAAAAATAGCCTCGATGATTCTGTTCTTGTTTCTTTCTACACACTTAACATTCTCACAAGTTACTTTGTCTCTTAAAAACGGGACTTTAGGAAACATTATCCAAACAATTAAAACTCAAACTGAGTATAAGTTTTTTTATGATGACGAACTAACCAAACTGAAGGTCGGAGATATAAACGAAAAAAATATCCCGGTAAAAGAGTTATTAAACAAAGTATTGCCACCCATCGGCGTCACTTATAAAATAGATTCTCAAATCATTTATCTATACCCCAATAAAAAAGAAATAAAATCTACGCCGAAGGAAAAAGACTCAAAACAAATTATAAAAGGACAAGTAACCGATGCTTCAGGAGAACCTCTAATCGGGGTCAGCGTATCCGTAAAAGGATCGACATCCGGAACAATGACCGACATGGACGGAAATTATACATTAATCGTTCCGGAGGGATATAAAGATATTCAATTTTCTTACGTCGGCTTTAAAACCGAACAGCACGCAATTAAAGGAGATAAAATTAACATTCAAATGCAAGAGGATACTCATACCCTCGACGAAGTCGTCGTTACGGCATTGGGAATCAAAAAAGAGAAAAAAATGTTAGGATATTCGGTACAAGAAATAAAAGGCGACAAGCTCAACCAAACCGGAGATCCGTCTATAACAGGAGCTTTACAAGGGAAAGTTGCAGGTTTGCAAATGACTACATCAAATACCGGATTAAATGGATCTACCAAAATAACCATACGAGGCAATAGCTCTCTCGTAGATAATAATCAACCGTTATGGATCGTAGATGGTGTCCCTTTTACAGAAGAAAGTACTTCCACTGCTTCTGCATACAGCGGATATGACCGAGGAAGTACTACTGTCGATATTAATCCAGAAGATATCGAATCAATATCCGTTTTGAAAGGTCCTAATGCTGCTGCGTTATACGGATCAAGAGCCGGAAACGGAGTGATCTTAATTACTACGAAAAAGGGGACAAAGTCTAACGGATTCGGAGTCACATACAACAACAACTTTACATGGACTCAAGTCGCTTCGACATTGGAAATGCAAGATAAATACGGTCAAGGAACAAATGGTATATACAGTGACACGCCTTATAGTTTCGGGCCAGAGCTTGACGGACATGAATATACGACTTTTACCGGAGAAAACATCCCTTTTCAAAAATACGGAAATAAACTAAAAGATTTTTTCGATACGGGATTTGCTCAGACTCATAACGTCGCTATCGGAAACGTAAAAGAAGATTCTAATTACAGGGCATCTTTCGGAAGTACAAATGCCAACGGCATATTTTCCCGTGAAAAGATGAATAAAATCAATGTAGATCTGACTGCTGGGATGAAAATGAATAAATACTTGTCTATGGATTCCAAAATATCCTTATCTCGCACTAAAACCGAAAATCGTCCCCTCTACGGGAAAAACGGTATTGTATATCAACTATTATTCATACCCAATAATATCCGGTTAAGTGATTTGAAAGATCATTATATGTCTCCTGAAAAAGCTCATATCAATTGGACAGGACCTTTTGAAGAAGTATTAAATCCCTATTTTATAGAAAATCAATACAGCAATAATGACGAACGCTGGAGGGCATTCGGTTACTATACTGCAAAACTGAACTTTACCGACTGGTTACATGGCTCAGCCAAATATGCTTTCGATTATTATAACACAACCTTCAAAACTACGGACATTACCAAATGTCTGGATGTCACGACTCTAGACGAACAAAAACAAGATCGATTAGACCGATCAGAAAGTCGTTTCTTCGAACAAAATGCAGAATTTATGTTGTTAGGAAATAACAATATCGGAGACCGCATACAAATAGGTTACTCTTTAGGAAGTAATATCATGATTCAACAAAGGACAGGACTAGATGCATTCTCTGTAAACATGCGAAAAAAATTAGTATGGCAGATGAATTCCGCATTAGGTGTAAACGGAGCGAATGCTTCATATATGAAAAAACAGATCAATTCGGTTTTCGGAACTTTCCAATTTACATTTGACAATTATCTTACTCTCGACTTGACAGCGCGAAATGACTGGTCTTCTACATTACCTTCAAATAACCGGTCATTCTTTTATCCTTCTGCCAATTTAAGTTTTGTAGTAAGCGATTTTATTCGTAATCAAAATTGGGCGCTTCCGGCTTGGTTAACATTCGCAAAAGTAAGACTTTCGGCGGCACAAGTAGGTAAAGATACCGATCCATATCAACTGTGCAACTGGCTGAATTATAAGCAAAACGGGAATACAGGAGATTTAACTTCTCCCGATACTTCAATCAGAGCTAATGCTACCTTAAAGCCTGAAATCTCTACTTCGTATGAAGGCGGATTAGAATTAAAATTTTTGCAAAACCGGTTAGGAATAGATTTTACCTATTATAACAGTCGGACAAAAAATCAAGTGTTAATAGTCCCGATGACCGGTTCTTTCAACGGAAAATATATCAATGCCGGACTGGTAAGCAATAAAGGGGTAGAACTCATGCTATACGGTACTCCTGTAAAAACTAAAGATTTTTCATTTGATCTTACAATAAACATGGCTCACAACCTCTCTGAAGTGGTAGAACTAACACCAGAAAAGAAAGAAGTCATATTTAACGAAGGAGAGTCTAACTTTATCATAGACGTCGGAGCTCGTGAAGGAGGGAAATTAGGAGATATCTACCCGATACAATCTTACAAACGCGATAACAACGGAAATATCATTATTCGCGATGGTTACCCATTGATCGAAGAAAGCAAAGGTAATGACCGTAAAGCGATCGGTAATATACAACCTAAATTACTAATGTCTGTTACTCCGTCATTTGCATATAAAGGTATTTACCTGACTGCACTTTTCGACATGAAATTCGGTGGAGATATAGTATCCATGTCCGAATCGGTAGCTACAAACTACGGTATGGCAAAACGCACAGAAAATCGGGGAACAATTACTGTAAAAGGAGTAAATGAAGACGGCACACCCAACACGACAGCCGTTGATGCAGAAAGTTACTACAAACGAATAGCCAACGTAGCAGAAGAATTCTTATATGATGCATCATTCATCAAGCTAAAAGAGCTGTCACTCGGTTACTCATTTCCCAAAACATTGTTGAAGAAAACTCCTTTTAACAGTTTAAAAGTCGCATTTGTCACCCGTAACCTTTGTTATTTGATGAGTCACACTCCGGGAACAAGCCCAGAAGGAGGTTATGATACGACAATGTTTTCTCAAGCATTCGATTTCACATCCATACCTTATACACGAACATTAGGATTTTCTGTTAATGTCGGATTTTAA
- a CDS encoding endo-beta-N-acetylglucosaminidase, with protein MKVKKLFFLVLLFLWSGQIAMSQQPYAPCWHPLNLKGWNPSMDPDFQFNKATIKLQPRFQNINLNANPYQHYEGQLCAMITMNDACSTTPSQDAFNFIGCNPTFWQYIDILVWWGGSASEGIIVPPSAPAIDVAHMNGVKILGTIFFPPSAYGGTGEWIDQMLTMENGEYIYAKKLYEIAVAYGFDGWMINEETYHGGNPGWSGFIKEFEDCKKADGNDHMIIGWYDNSMNVSSRQGLLQNGIYYMQEYASSKHINENLQRWLGFGWDEEDFVQRNYMGCQQDIASDEFSKIFSKNKHNASVFIFKPEETTWKKFVGNLIGKPSASGETAYSAMKSSFKAESTYWVQNANPSSTDGWSAQVCALSTAMSERSVIQNTPFITSFSAGLGKHRFVNGEKRNTQDWYHRGMQDILPTWRWWTEAGCNLSFDYNWDDAYNNGTSISVEGSLTANRDNLIRLFKTNMIIKSGDKVQLVYKTSVSGSIEVKLGTSNNTFDLETFKLNTVKTENGWTIGEADLSSISGKTVCVIALNFKSTSTTSSYTASLGQLGIFNKSYTPSALPVTNLKTESKLTTEGGDLRITWDVQESTDVHHYNIYMTQGNERKLIGQTRNGGFYIPEFKRTSTNETSVKIEVVTVSNDYKEGIPSVLEVKYPSREQITVKCYASQTLVKTGTNVTITAEADNSPTSYTWAIPQNATLVSGQGTSKAVFSFSQEGLYDISVTVANEVASVTYSQSNMIEVNNDKSLELVSVDKSIYSCSKWNEGDNEAPEYLLDGKYSSDDVTMHEKWCASGNREYTVIIDLEQIYNIYRTRIMDCQVAESGDNFNNYRIYISKDAQDWKPVIEKTEQRSVKIKDDYIAPTEGRYVKLNIYDKSPFTIRVWEFEIYGTELGEHSIQQQEDLVMGLSAEQENKLTFDWGGEADDDYAFTVESFNENLLTTEIGKIDLQAKTVSYKMKTGTEQGVAKVAVHFRKGEYTRSTIFNVNVTDLENINRAAGKIATILKAGTSYDEDDGMTQYPSIKKHIEYLTDENDETFAMTSYDEVDTELEFDLGAIYGINKVEIVLKNISGVTAVPKNLKFYAADDETKEYREFISKSCNVGTNTYEISRQNMRFVKLVLPATDELMGYAVCEVRIFGKEVADKYMPLELSGYNIDIIAESTPIQSSSVAMSTQTNNLPSFVWVSRSILPEYGLPESGKITSQSGVRYQLAPYNGANAVKSVGKENAILSLNKGVKAKKIHILVTAGPGDSPYSTTKAAYARVRYTDGTTADHNNGSFFWMRRFNNLNESDQQVTANPIAIKGIKGYNWNSEALFDSECCLAEISINTNPEKEIASVELQGYQNDEWGYILAATAEEVSWIVGIEKSTADNSEIKIYPNPVRKGNSLTVETTDAKTIRLMTLQGVTISNQNINTPITTIQTDNLTTGTYLLIISGKDYTKTMKIIVK; from the coding sequence ATGAAAGTGAAAAAACTTTTTTTTCTTGTGTTGCTCTTTTTATGGAGCGGACAAATTGCAATGTCCCAACAACCTTATGCACCATGTTGGCATCCTCTAAATTTAAAAGGATGGAATCCGTCAATGGATCCCGATTTTCAGTTCAACAAAGCTACAATAAAATTGCAACCCCGTTTTCAAAACATAAATTTGAATGCAAATCCTTACCAACATTACGAGGGTCAATTATGCGCTATGATAACTATGAATGATGCATGCAGCACGACTCCATCTCAAGATGCTTTCAATTTCATCGGCTGCAACCCCACATTCTGGCAATACATCGATATATTGGTTTGGTGGGGAGGCTCTGCCAGCGAAGGTATCATCGTACCTCCCTCAGCCCCGGCAATCGATGTCGCCCACATGAATGGAGTAAAAATACTGGGAACTATATTTTTCCCACCATCAGCTTATGGTGGCACAGGAGAATGGATCGATCAAATGCTGACAATGGAAAACGGAGAATATATTTACGCTAAAAAACTATATGAAATCGCAGTTGCATACGGTTTTGACGGCTGGATGATCAATGAGGAAACTTATCATGGAGGAAATCCGGGATGGTCTGGATTTATCAAAGAATTTGAAGACTGTAAAAAAGCCGACGGCAATGATCACATGATTATCGGCTGGTACGACAATTCTATGAATGTAAGCTCTCGTCAAGGGCTACTACAAAACGGCATTTACTACATGCAAGAATACGCAAGTTCGAAACATATTAACGAAAATCTTCAAAGATGGTTAGGATTCGGCTGGGACGAAGAAGACTTTGTACAGAGAAATTATATGGGATGCCAACAAGATATAGCGAGCGATGAATTCAGTAAAATATTTTCGAAGAACAAACACAATGCTTCTGTTTTTATTTTTAAGCCAGAAGAAACGACTTGGAAAAAATTCGTAGGAAATCTTATCGGCAAACCTTCAGCATCCGGTGAAACGGCTTACTCTGCAATGAAAAGCTCTTTCAAAGCCGAATCTACTTATTGGGTACAAAATGCAAATCCTTCATCTACCGATGGTTGGAGTGCACAAGTTTGCGCTCTGTCCACAGCTATGTCCGAAAGATCTGTCATTCAAAATACACCTTTTATTACCTCGTTCAGTGCAGGATTAGGAAAGCATCGTTTTGTCAATGGAGAAAAACGAAATACACAAGATTGGTATCATAGAGGTATGCAGGACATTTTACCGACATGGCGCTGGTGGACCGAAGCAGGGTGTAATTTATCTTTCGATTACAATTGGGATGATGCTTATAACAACGGAACTTCTATCAGTGTCGAAGGTTCTTTGACTGCGAACAGAGATAACCTAATACGGCTATTCAAGACGAACATGATTATCAAATCCGGTGACAAAGTACAATTAGTTTACAAAACATCAGTATCGGGCTCGATTGAAGTTAAGTTAGGTACTTCTAACAACACCTTTGATTTAGAAACTTTCAAACTGAATACTGTAAAAACAGAAAACGGATGGACAATAGGAGAAGCCGACCTTTCCTCCATTTCAGGAAAAACGGTATGCGTCATCGCATTAAATTTCAAATCAACCTCAACAACCTCCTCCTATACAGCATCTTTAGGACAATTAGGTATATTCAACAAATCATATACACCTTCTGCTCTGCCGGTAACTAACTTAAAAACAGAAAGTAAATTAACAACAGAAGGAGGCGATCTAAGAATTACATGGGATGTACAAGAATCTACCGACGTACATCATTACAACATATACATGACTCAGGGAAACGAAAGAAAATTGATCGGTCAAACTCGTAACGGAGGTTTTTACATTCCTGAATTTAAACGTACATCCACAAACGAAACATCTGTAAAGATAGAAGTAGTTACAGTTTCTAACGATTATAAAGAAGGTATTCCCTCTGTTTTAGAAGTGAAATATCCTTCTCGTGAACAAATTACGGTCAAATGCTATGCTTCTCAAACCTTAGTAAAAACAGGAACTAATGTTACAATTACGGCGGAAGCCGATAATTCTCCGACATCATATACTTGGGCAATACCGCAAAATGCGACCTTGGTAAGCGGACAAGGTACTTCAAAAGCTGTTTTCAGCTTCTCACAGGAAGGTTTGTATGACATTTCCGTTACCGTGGCAAACGAAGTTGCCAGTGTGACCTATTCACAATCTAACATGATAGAAGTAAATAATGATAAGTCATTAGAACTGGTAAGTGTTGACAAAAGCATATATTCTTGCAGCAAATGGAACGAAGGAGACAATGAAGCTCCGGAATATCTGTTAGACGGTAAATATTCTTCCGATGATGTAACCATGCATGAGAAATGGTGTGCATCCGGCAATCGGGAATATACAGTTATTATAGACCTTGAACAGATATATAACATATACAGAACCCGCATAATGGACTGTCAGGTCGCAGAATCGGGAGATAATTTCAACAATTACCGAATATATATCAGCAAAGATGCACAAGATTGGAAACCCGTTATTGAAAAAACCGAACAGAGAAGTGTAAAAATTAAAGATGATTATATTGCTCCTACGGAAGGTCGCTATGTAAAACTCAATATATACGACAAATCTCCTTTTACAATACGAGTATGGGAATTTGAAATATACGGGACTGAATTAGGAGAACATTCTATTCAGCAACAAGAAGATCTTGTCATGGGTCTTTCTGCAGAACAAGAAAATAAACTTACATTTGACTGGGGCGGCGAAGCTGATGACGATTATGCTTTTACTGTCGAATCATTCAATGAAAACCTACTGACTACAGAAATAGGTAAAATCGATTTGCAAGCCAAAACCGTAAGCTATAAAATGAAAACCGGTACGGAACAAGGAGTTGCAAAGGTTGCCGTACATTTCAGAAAAGGAGAATATACCCGATCTACGATATTCAATGTGAATGTCACCGATCTGGAAAATATTAATCGAGCTGCCGGAAAAATAGCTACGATCCTAAAAGCCGGTACAAGTTATGATGAGGACGATGGCATGACTCAATATCCTTCCATCAAAAAACATATAGAATATCTGACCGACGAAAACGATGAAACATTCGCAATGACATCTTATGATGAGGTAGATACCGAATTAGAGTTTGATTTAGGGGCTATTTACGGAATCAATAAAGTCGAAATCGTACTGAAAAATATTTCCGGAGTAACTGCAGTTCCTAAGAATTTAAAATTTTATGCTGCCGATGACGAAACGAAAGAATATCGTGAATTTATCTCAAAATCCTGCAATGTAGGGACAAATACATACGAAATAAGCAGACAAAACATGCGTTTTGTAAAATTAGTTCTCCCTGCTACCGATGAATTAATGGGGTATGCCGTATGTGAAGTGCGCATTTTCGGAAAAGAAGTCGCAGATAAATATATGCCTTTAGAACTAAGCGGGTATAATATAGACATCATTGCTGAAAGCACTCCAATACAATCCTCTTCAGTTGCTATGAGCACTCAGACAAATAATCTACCGTCTTTTGTATGGGTTAGCCGGAGCATATTGCCAGAATACGGATTACCTGAAAGCGGAAAAATAACCAGCCAATCGGGAGTACGCTACCAATTAGCACCATATAACGGAGCTAATGCGGTTAAAAGTGTAGGAAAAGAAAATGCTATTCTCTCTTTAAATAAAGGAGTAAAAGCAAAAAAAATACATATTCTGGTAACCGCCGGTCCAGGAGATTCTCCTTATTCGACTACTAAAGCCGCCTATGCACGGGTAAGATATACTGACGGAACTACGGCAGACCACAATAACGGAAGCTTTTTCTGGATGAGAAGATTCAACAACCTAAATGAATCAGACCAACAAGTAACAGCCAACCCGATTGCAATAAAAGGAATAAAAGGCTACAATTGGAATAGTGAAGCTTTATTCGATTCAGAATGTTGTTTAGCAGAAATATCGATAAATACAAATCCAGAAAAGGAAATTGCATCCGTCGAACTGCAAGGTTACCAAAATGACGAATGGGGATATATTTTGGCGGCAACAGCAGAAGAAGTTAGCTGGATCGTAGGAATAGAAAAATCTACCGCAGACAATTCCGAAATCAAAATTTATCCGAATCCCGTACGAAAAGGAAATAGTCTGACCGTAGAAACTACCGATGCAAAAACAATACGTCTGATGACATTACAAGGAGTAACGATTTCTAATCAAAATATAAACACTCCGATAACGACTATTCAGACAGACAATCTGACAACAGGCACATATTTATTAATAATTTCCGGAAAAGACTATACAAAGACTATGAAGATCATCGTAAAATAA